The genomic DNA TCAACGCCAGCAAGCAGGCTTACACATTCGGCGGCACGCTCACGGCACAAGTGGACATTGGCGACGCCTACTACAAGTCGCTCGCCGCAAAGCAACTTGTGAATGCCGCGGACCACGCGCTGGCCGCGCAACGGCAGGACAGCATCGCGCTCGCAGCGGCGGGCTATTTCGACCTTGTGCGCGCGCAGGCCGGTGCGGGCGTCGCGCGTGAGGCGCTGGGCATCGCGGAGGATTATGCGGGGCAACTCGGGCGCGCCGTTGACGCTGGCATCGCGTTCAAGGGCGATGCGCTTCGGGCGCAAGTGCAGGCCGGCCGAAACGTGCTCGCGCTGCGCTCGGCCGAGGAACAACGACAACTCGCAGCCGCGCGGCTTGCGCAGACGCTTCGGCTCGAACCAGTCACGCCGCTGGTCGCCCGCGATGCCGACCTCGCACCGATGTCGCTGATCGCGACAAATGCCGCGCTCGACACCCTCGTGGCGCAGGCGCTCGCGCAGCGCCCCGAACTCAAGCAAACCAAGTCGCTCACGCGCGCCGCGAAGGACGCGCACGAGGGCGCGGTGAAGGGCCCGCTCGTCCCGACACTCGGGGCACACGTGTTCCTCGGCGGGCTCGGCGGCGGGCGGAACGGCTCACTGGGACAGTTCGGCGGCTCGGAAGATTTCTTCGTCGGCCTGAGCTGGCGCATTGGACCCGGCGGGCTTTTTGACGAAGCGCGCCGCAAAGCCGCGTCGTCGCGCGTGAACTCGGCGCTGCTCGGCGAGGAGAAAGTCCGCGACGACGTGGTGCGGCAGGTCGTCGAGGCAAACTCGAGGTTTCACTCGTTGCGGGACCAGCTTGCCGTGGCGCGTGGAGCCTTGCAGGCCGCGGAGGAAACGCTGCGACTCACGCGCGCCCGGAAGGAATTCGCCGTCGGCGCCGTGCTGGAGATGATCGAAGCGGAGCGCGACCTCACGCGCACGCGGCAGGACCTCATCGGCATCGCTGCGGAGTTCAACAAGGCGCAATACGCCGTGCAGCGGGCCATCGGCGGGCTCGGCGCGGACGAGAAGAAGTAGCCGCAGACCGGCGCTCGTGTATCGTGGTCGCCGATCCATGAACCGCTTCGACCAGCAGCTTGGCAGGCACGGCCTCGCCTTGCGCCGGGCGGCACTGCACACGCTCCAAGTCAACCTCGGCCGCAAGTGCAACCAGGCTTGCCGCCATTGCCACGTGGACGCGGCGCCGTGGCGCACGGAGATGATGGACGAGGGGACGGCGCGGCGCATTGGCGAGTGGATTCGCGATCATCGGCCGGCGGTTGTGGACATCACGGGCGGCGCGCCGGAGCTGAGCGAGCACTTTCGCTACTGCGTTGAGACGGCGCGGGCGGCGGGCGCGCGCGTGATCGACCGGTGCAATCTCACGATCATTGAGGAGCCGGGGTTCGGCTGGCTGCCGGACTATCTCGCCGCGCAAGCAGTCGGAGTGATTGCGTCACTGCCGTGCTATCTGGCCGAGAATGTCAGCAAACAGCGAGGGAATGGGGTCTTCGAGAAGAGCATCAGCGCGTTGCGAAAGCTCAACGCCGCGGGCTACGGGACGCGGCTGACGCTAAACCTCGTTTACAACCCGCTCGGCCCCACGCTGCCGCCGCCGCAGGCGGCACTGGAGGCGGATTACAAGGACGCGCTGCTGCGCGATCACGGCGTCGTGTTCAATCACCTCTTCACGATGACGAACCAGCCCATCGCGCGCTTCGCGGATGACTTGCGGAAGCAGGACCGATGGGACGAATACCTCGAACTGCTCGCAAACAGCTTCAACCCGGCGACCGTGGACGGATTGATGTGCCGGAACACCTTGAGCGTCGGCTGGCGCGGGGAACTTTACGATTGCGACTTCAATCAAATGCTCGAGATGCAGCTCCGCAATCCCGCGCCGGAGTCGGGACTGTTCCTGTGGGACGTGATCCCCGCTCAACTCGACGGCGCGGCGATCCAGACGGGCTCGCACTGTCTCGCTTGCACCGCAGGCTGCGGAAGCAGCTGCACCGGCGCGCTGGAAACGACTGATGCCGCTGCAGGGAGCAAAATCCGTGCTACTTCGCAACCGGAGGCGCGGGCTTCGGCAGCTTGATCTCGAAGCGGAGTTGCTTCACCGGTTGGCGCCTGGAGCCTTGCGCCGGCTGATATGCGAGCGTGCCCGGAAGGGTCGCAGGGAGGAGGACATTGGGGCTGAGGAGCAGTGGAATCTGGATGGAGAAGTTGTCCTCGTAATACAATGCAGTGACCGGTTGGGCGATTCCCGGGACCTGAACCTGCCTTGACACCCCGGTCGAAAAGTTCGCCGGCAAAATGCGGATGGCAGCGGGCGCGTTGAGCGCAATCTGTGTTGCGATGTCCTGCCGGATCACGGGCCGGTTGTTGGGCACGGACCAGCCCTTCTCCACTTTGAAGTTCAACACCGCGACGCAGTTGCTGCCGGGCCGCACGTCACCTACGAAGACCACGCTCTCGAGCGCAACCGGTTCGCCCGGTTTCTTGCCCTGAGCGAGCGCCGCGTGAGAAAGCGAGAGAATCAGCGCAAGTTGGAGGAGGCGTTTCATGGATTCCTGAGGGACAGACGAGCGCTTACGTACCGCCCTTCAACGGCCATCCCGCGGCGGCGAGCGCCTTGTAGCCGCCGATGAGGGACGAGACATTCCGGTAGCCCATGTTTTGTGCGGCATCGCACGCGAGCGCAGAGCGGAAGCCGCCGCCGCAATACATGATGATCTCGGTCGCGCAGTCCGGGAATCGCCGCTCAAGATCGCGTTCGAGAACGCCCTTGCCCAGGTATTGCGCGCCGGCGGCGTGGGCGGCAGTCCACTCGCTTTCCTCGCGCACGTCGAGCAGCACTGCAGCGGGATTGTGGTCGAGGATGGAGCGAGCGTCGTCGAGGGTGATCTCGCGGATGCGGGACTTTGCGTCATCCACGAGGCGCAGGAAGGCGGGCGAGTGGTCCATGCGGGCAGTGTATCAACGCCGGCGCCCGCGACAAGGCGGGAGACTCGAGTCCGGCGATCGTCCCGGTTTTTCGGAAAGGATTCAGCTTGAGGGCGAGCGCGGGCGTTGGATACTTCGTCCGCGATGGATGTGACGCCACTCGACGCGGTGCCTGCCTTCACGACGAAGGACGGCTCCGAGATTCGCGAACTGCTCGCCCACCGCAATTCCGCCATTCGCAACCAGTCGCTGGCCGAGGCGCGTGTGCCGGTGGGCGGCAGCACGCTGGAGCACTACCACCCGAAGGCGGAGGAGATCTACTTCATCACACACGGCACGGGCCGGATGCGTATCGAGAGTGAACAGCGCGACGTGCGCGCGGGCGACGCCATCGCCATCCCGCCGGGCCGGAAGCACAAGCTTTGGAACCTCGGCGCAGAGACGCTTCGCCTGCTCTGCTGCTGCGCGCCGGGATACGAGCACAGTGATACGATCATCACGGAATGATACCTACCTCCATCCGACTCTTCATCAAACCCTACTGAGGCTGGTGCACCCGGGCCATGGATTGGCTCGACCAGCGCGGGGTCAGCTACGATGTGATCGATGTCATCGCGGATGGCAGGGCCTACGATGAGATGGTCCGGCTTTCGGGCCAATCGCTCGCGCCCGTCATCGAGGTGGATGGCAAGGTGCTGGGTGACTTCGGCCCTCCCGAGTTGGCGGCGTGGTGGAAGAAGGAAGGCTTCGAGTGACCGCCTTCTCATCACATCTTGATCTTCATTGCCCGGCCGGATTGGAGAGGGCAGGGGAAGGATCAGGGCCAAGGTTGCGATCAGGACTGCGACGAAGAGAATGACAGCGACTCTTGAATCCCCGCCACCGGCAAGACAGCGGTTGCCGGGTTGGTTGCGCCTGCCTTTGCCGACGAGCGATTCGTTCGGGCGCACGCGCCATCTGCTCGCCGAATTGCGACTGCACACGGTCTGCGAGAGTGCGAAGTGTCCAAACCACTGGGAGTGCTGGAGTCGGGGCACGGCCACGTTCATGATCGCCGGCGACCGCTGCACGCGGGCGTGTGGGTTTTGCGCGGTCACGACAGCGAAGCCCCTTGCTCTCGAAGCCGACGAACCGGCGCGCGTGGCCGAGGCTACGAGTCGGATGGGCTTGAAGCACGTTGTCATCACGGCGGTCGCACGCGACGACCTCGCCGACGGCGGCGCGGATCACTTTGCAAAGACGATTGGCGCCGTTCGCCAGGCGTGTCCCGGCATTGTGGTTGAGGTGCTCACTCCGGATTTCAATGACTGCGACGCCGCCATCGACGCGGTGCTTGCCGCTGCGCCGGACATCTTCAACCACAATCTCGAGACGGTGCGGCGGCTCACACCCGCGGTGCGGCACCGTGCGACCTACGAGCGCTCATTGCGTGTCCTCGCGAAGGTCAAAGCTCGCCAATCGCGTGGGGTCACCAAATCCGGGCTGATGCTCGGACTCGGGGAGACAGTTGAGGAAGTTCGGGTCGCGATGAAAGACCTGCGTGAAGCGGGTTGCGACCTGCTCACGCTCGGCCAGTATTTGCAGCCGACGGTGAAGCACCTGCCCGTCGTGGAGTTTGTCCCGCCGGAGAAGTTCGATGAGCTGCGAGCAGTGGCCGTCTCGATGGGCTTTGTTCACGTGGCGAGCGGGCCGCTGGTGCGCAGCTCGTATCACGCGGACCATTTCCGCCCCGCGGCGAAGGAGCGGTGAGTCACCACCGCGAGCCGGGGAGCATCTTGCCGCCAGATTTTGCTCCGCCTCGGTGCTGGACCTTCCACCAACTGAACGAGCCGTAAGCCACGAACAGAAAGAAGAGCAGCCCCAGCACGGCGGCAACCCATTTCATCACGCGGGCTTGCCGCAGGATTTTGTCGTTTTCCTCCTTGGATGCCGCGCGGAAGAGCGCCATTTCCTGGCCGGGGGTCATCGTGGCCACAAGCTCATCCTTGAGCTTGAGCGTGCTCCACGGAAGGTCGGCTGCGCCGAACGCGGCGGAGAATCGCTTGCGGCCTTCGTCATCCGGGGCGTCGAACCCAACGCCCCGCCAGAACTGGGTTTTCTCGAGTGTCCAGAGGCGGGTAAGCCCCCGGTTGCGGGCGACGGTGTGCACCCGTTCCCACAGCATCGGCCGGAGTTCATCCGCCTGGCCGAAGTCCAGAAAAGTCTCGCTGTGCAGGCAGCCTTGGGTGCCGTTGACGCTGAGGCCGATGGAGCCCACGAGTTTCCCGGTGCCATCAAATGCGGCTTGAAACTCGGTGACCCGTTTCTCCAAGTCGGTCTCGGGCAACTGCTCTGCGCGCCACAACGCGCGGAGTGGCGGAATGTCGTCAATGGTCGCGCGTCGCGCGGTGAATGCCGGCGGATTCACAAGCAAAAGAGTAGCAAGCAGGGCAGGGAAGTTGAATCGGAAATCCGGGATGAGCCGGCCGAAGAAAACGAGTCGGGCTCAAGGCAATCACCGGAGTGGCACGCCCTTCACGCGCTCGACGAACTCAACGAATCCTGCGGCCTGCCTTTGCAGGCGGCCTGCGAGTTCGGGGTCTCTCAACGCGCCGTGGTCGTCGAGCAGCGAGCCGATTCCCGGCAGGAAGACTCGCTCAGGGAAAGTGATGGCGTTGCGATATCCGAAGATTTGCTGCAACTGCTCGACGGGTCTCAGGGCGCCGAACATGCCGGCGGAGACTCCCGTGAAACAGACCGGCCGGCGCTCGAAACTCTCAGGGAACTTGAGCATGTCGATGAAGTATTTGAGCACGCCAGGAAAGGAGCCGTTGTATTCGGGCGTCACGACGTGCAGGCCGGCGGATCGAAGAACCGCGTCCGCGAACGGTGCGAAGCTGTCGGGTTTCACAGCGTAGGAGGATGCGGCGAAAATCTCGGGCGGGAGTTGCGCAAGGTCGAGGACGTGACAGGGAGCGCGCAGCGCAGCGTAGCTCGATTCGAGGTGACGCACGATGTGGCGCGTGTTGCTGCCGGGGCGGTTGGTTCCGGAGAGGAGTAGGATCATGGGGAAAGTCAGTGTGTGGGCTTCAGTGTTCCGTGGTCGGTGCCGGTTCCTGCCTTGAGTGGGTCCATCCGGTTGCTGGACGATTGTGATGCTTCATACAGGAACCTGACCGCTGGGTGCTGCCTACCTAGCCGCGGGCATCGCCGCGATCCAATCGCGGATGAGTTTGACGGCGGCATCGTCGACGATGGACGAAGCGAGCGGCGGCATGCGGCCGGGGCCGAGTGTCGAGATTCGATGAAGCAGCACGGATTGCCCCGGGCTTCCGGGCGAAATGATCCGCGCATCCGGGATCGAAAACTTGTCGTGCAAAGGTTCGACGCCGACGGCACGGACGGCATCAGGCTTGGTGTTGATGTGGAGGCTGATGGCGGCGTTGCCGCCGCCGGCGTCCACATGGCAATGAGCGCAGTTTGAATGCAGGTAGGACCGGGCGCGGGCCTCGAGCGGTTGCGTTGCGTCGTGGGGGTCAGCAAGCCTCGCATACTTGTCTGGCGATTTTGGCAGTTTCTCGGTGAACTTTTCCGGTGGCACGGGTTCGCCGTCCCCTGGTTTGCGTTGGGGTTGGCGAATCTTGAAAAGTCCGATGTGTTCCATCGCGCGGAGTTGATTGTCGCGTGTCCCGTCGTAATCGTGCTGGCGGTTCATCTGGTGGGTGTTCAACCCGAGGACGAATTGCGCGGCGCGCGAGTGGCAAACCATGCACTCGGCGCGGCTCGGAAGGTGCCACGACTGACGACGAATGCCTCCCGGCGCGGCGGGGTCGCGAATCGTGTAGGTGCGGTCCGCGCCCGACGCGGCGACGAGGTCTGCGTCGGTTTGGGCGGCATTCCACGCATAGGTGTATCCGACCCACTCGTTTTGCTGGAAAACGAGGAGCCGCGTCTCGATGCGCCGGCGCGATGCGGGATTGCCCGTTTCGACTTCGAGCGAAAATGTCTTCACAAGGACGGCAGCCTCGGGGAATTTCCACGCGCCATTCTCGGTAAACTCGATGTGCTCCAAACCCGGAAGTGCGATGAACCGGTCCTTGTGCGTGTCGTCGGACCAGAGCGGAGAGTTGACGGAGTATGGGATCAGCGCGGGTTGGGGCGTGTGAGAGGGGACATCCGCGAAGAGCCCGGTGTCGCCCAGTTTGCGCGGGAACACCGTCCTCGTCCTGGGCGGCGGATTGGGCTCCAGTTCGTAGAGCGCCCCGCCGTAATCCGCATACAGGATTTCGCCCCGGTGGCCTTGTGCGAAGGCGAGCGGCTGGTGTGGCGTGTCAGCGATTTCACGATGCCACGTGATCTTGCCGCCTGAGTATCGGGCCGCCCAAATCTTGCCGGTTCCATAATCGCCGTAAATGTAGGCGCCCCGGAGATCTTTGAAGCGGTCGCCGGTGTAAACGGTGCCGCCCGTGATGCTGCGTGCCTCGGAGTGCGGGTGTTCGATGGAGGGCTTGCTGATGGGCACGGGCCCACGTGCGCGGAGCGGGTGGAAGGGATGCGAGCCTTCCATCACGCTCCAGCCGTAATTCGCGCCGCGCTTCACCACGTAGACCATTTCCCACAAGTCCTGCCCGATGTCGCCGACCCACAGGTCGCCCGTCTTCCGATCGAACGAGAGCCGCCACGGGTTGCGGAAGCCGAACGCCCAAAGCTCGGGGCGCGCGAGCGGGATGTGTAGGAAAGGGTTGTCCTGCGGCACCGAGTAGCCACGGCCGGCGTCGGGCTTGTCCACATTGATGCGCAACACGCCCGACGCGATGTCGCGAAGGTCCTGGCCCGTGTCGAGGCCGTCCGAATCGCTCGTGCCATCGCCCGCCGAGATGTAAAGCATGCCGTCGGGGCCAAAGTCCATCTCGCCACCGTTGTGCCCGTTGGAGAGCCACTCGATGATGACCGTCTCGCTCGCGGGGTCGCAACGCGCCGGCGAACCGGAAACCGTGTATCGAAGAATGCGGTCATGCTTTGCTTTGGCCGAGCGAGGGCCGTTCGCGAAGACGTAGACGAAGCGGTTCGTCGCGAAGCCCGGATGGAACCGCAAGGAATACGTTTCATGATCGGCAATCTCGTGGAAGAGATTCGTGCCCGGCCCGGTGGCGTTACTGCCGAAGGCGAGTGTGCGGCCATTCTGTTCAACGACGAGCAAGCGGTTTGAGGCTGGTTCCGCCGTCACATAAACCGGGTGGTTGAACGAGAGACTCGGGAAGGCGCGCTTCGCCCGGAAAGGCAGCGGCGGCTCCGGGGAGCCGATGACTCGCGAGGTGGTGAGCGGGATGCGGCGTGTCAGTCCGAACGGACGCTCGGACGTGTCCGCGGGGAGAGCCGCGCTGGACATCGCGAGCCACGAGAGCAGCAGGGCAATTCGCCCGCGGCGCGCGATGGCTCGCTCACTTCGTGACATGCGCCGACGCTACAACGCCGGATGCGATGCCGACAATGCTGTTCAGGGAATGGAATCGACGGGTTGAGAAGGCGAGGGCTGCCCGGTTCTCAAAATCAGTGGTCGTTCACGACTGCGTGAGCTTGACGGCAATCGAACGCTGGCCGGGGTCTTCGAACTGGGGCTTGGGCGGGGTTCCACGACGACGATCGAGCATGCGTTGACTGAAGAGCGCGGCGGTTGCAGCCGCCAGGACGGCCGATGCGCCGAGGAAGAAATTCAGCGTAAAACCAGGAAAGTCACCCTTCATCCTCAGCGCGGACCATTCGAAGAGGAGGATGTAGCCCGTCAGCGCGAGCACGGCAACGAGGCAAAAGGCGCCCTTGTGGCGGCAGGGGTGAAACATCAAGCCGGCGGCAACGAAGATAATGATGAGCGACCGCAGGGCCGGAAATGCGCTGAGTTGGGCGACCATGTCCATCCATGTCGAGAAACCTGGAAGCGAAACCACGACCTTGTTGCCTTCGCGGCGGAGGTTCTTCTCGCGGTGCGGGCCCATGAGTTCGTCCTCGCCGACGCTGACCCAGACGTGGTTGACGTTGGCAACCAGCATGGCGTTGGTGAAGCCGCGCGAGCGCAGGATGCTCGCGGCGAGGACAGCGCGCCCGTCGCAGTCTTCGCGCTTGCGCTCCCAAACGTCCGCGGCGGTCGGCCAGTAATCGGCGTTCAGCCAGTTATACCAGTCGTATTGATACTTGATGTTCTTGTAAACGAACCGCTCGACGGCTTGGAGTTCCTGTTTCGGCGTCGCATTCGTCGGCAGCAGCTTGTTGATCTCGGCGTTGATCTCCACCAGCGCCGGGAGATTCGTCGTAATGAGCGCGTCGTGATTCTTGAAGTTGCCGATGTGCCGGAGGAACAGCACGGGATTCGGGAACAGGACGAATCCGAGGACGAGGATGAAAAGGAGGGCCTTGATGACGAACCGCGCGGGGAAGGAGGAATCCGCGAGCGTGTTCCACAACGAGTGACGGGCGTCGCGGCGGGGTTTCATCGTGGGCCTGTTCGTCCGCAGGCAGCATGAGCGGAGCCATCGCACGCGGTGGAATCGCGGCTATTCATAATTGTATTTCACGATCCACGGGTCACTGGTGCGCCGCTGGAAAGCTTCAAGCCTTGCACTCAATTCAGCCTGCACTTTCGCCAGTTTGGGATCGCCGGCCAGATTTCGCGACTCGGTGGGATCTGCTTTGAGGTCATACAACTCGTAGCGTTGACGGTGGAGGAAGTCCGCGGTGCGGCGCGGGCCGAACATTGAGTCGCTGCGCTTGAGCACGCCCTGCCATGTCGCGGACGCGTAGATATCGGATGCGAACGGGAACGGGAGCTGGTGCGCGAGGTTCAGAATGAGCTTGTAGTCGCGCGTCCGCACGACGCGCATCGGGTAATACATGGTGATCTCGTGGAAAGTGTGCGATGCGTAGACTTCATCCCAGCCGGCTGGGTTCGCTTGCGAGAGCGCGGGCAGAAACGATCGCCCGTGGAATCTGTAGATTGAGTCCTCGGCTTGCTTCTTCTTCGCGGCCGCCTTCGGGGCGCCGGTCTTGGGCGCGCCGCCACTGAATTCGGGTTCGCCCTGAACCAGCCGGCCCTTCACTTCTTTCACACCGGCGATGTCGAGGATGGTCGGCGTGAGGTCCACCCACGAGACCATCGCGTTGCAAACCTTTCCGCGCGGGTGGTCGGGGCTCCGGACGATGAGCGGCAGGCGGGAGCCCGGGTCGTAAAGCGTGGTCTTCGAACCGGGGAAAGCCATGCCATTGTCGCCGGTGAAGATGACGACGGTGTTGTCGAGTTGGCCAGCGTCCTTCAACAAGGCCAGCAAGCGCCCGAGCCCCTGGTCGAGGCGCGAGATCGCCTGGTAGTATTGCGCGATCTCTGCTCGCGTCTCGGCGTTGTCAGGGAGATACGGCGGGACCGTGACTTCCGCCGGGTCATAACGAATCTCGGTGATTCCTTCGTAGGGCTGGTTATTCCCGAAGGCATCCGGTTTCAGCGGGTCGCCCGGCATGGTGCCGCCTCCGCGGTGCGGATCCGACGTGCAGAAGTAGAGGAAGAAGGGCTTGTCCCCCCTCGCGATGAAATCGCGGCAGTTTTCGGCCATTCGGACTGTGTTGCGGTTCCCTCCCGCCGCGGGAATGACGGTTTCGAATCGGAACACGTCGTCCGGAGCTACGTGAAACTTGCCGGTGCGAGCGGTGCGATATCCATTCTCGGCCATCACGACCGGCAAACTGCGCACGGAACTGAAGGCTGCGAAGTGATGAAAGCTGTGCTGGTGACCGAACTGACCGTTGGCATGGTTGTGCAAGCCGCTCAAGATCACGGACCGGCTCGCGCTGCAACTGGCTGTCGTGCAAAACGCGTGGTCGAAGCGCACCCCGTCCGCTGCGAGTCGGTCGATGTGGGGTGTTTTGATCGTCTTGTTGCCGTAGCAACCGGCGTCCAGACTCATGTCGTCCACCACGAAAAGGACGACATTCCGCTGCGCGCTCGTGGCGGCCAGCGCGAGCATTGGCAGTCCGAGCGCGAGTGCCAGCAGGCGAGATCTCATGGCGCGAATGTGGTGTCGGCGTTGCGGTCGAGGCAAGTGGAAACCTGAGTCGTCATGCCTCTGGCGGATCAATACGCGAGCAGTTCGAGCAAGCGCGTTCCATTCGCGGTCAATTCCCAGCGGCCGCCCTGCTTGGCGACGAGCGTTCGCGCGGGGTTGGCGCGCTGCTCAGCTTCATTCACCGAGAGCAGCTGGAACTTCTCCTTGCGCGTGAGTTCAGACGGGGCGCGGGGCGTGAGCTGGAATGGAACCCCGTTGAAGTTCAGCCGCAACTCGTAGCCGGCGATGCCTTCCGCCTCCGCGGCGGCGTTGCGCCTGACCAGCGGGTAGAAGCGCTGCGCCCACGCGAGATCGCGCTTGAGCATGATCACGCGGCAAAGTTCCGTCTGGTTCCGGAGGAATCGGACCAGGCTGAAACTCGGTCCCTCGGCGCGCTGGGCAAGCAGAATGGCCCGCGGGTCCAAGCCGAGGAGATTCTGCCCGTTGAAGCGGCCGTGATCGTTCTGCTGGCCGGGCAAAGCGTGGTCGTGCCACTCCGCAAACCGTTCGCTGGCAAGCAAGTTAATCTCAAAGTGAAGGTGCGCGCGCTCGCGTGTGATCGGGGTTTTGGTGTTCGTCGTGCGCCCCATCACGCCGATCGCATCGCCTGATTTCACGCCTGACCCAGGCTTCAAATCCCCACGGACGGACTTCAAGTGCGCGTAAAGCGAGAGAACCTCGATCCCCTCCATTGGATGCCGGAGCACCACGTAGTTGCCGTAATTGGAAAGTCCCGGCTTGCGATTCACGTAGGCGACGGATCCATCGGCTGTCGCGAGGACGGCATCCATCGGTTCGCCTTGCTTGTCTCGTTGAACGGCTCGGATGTCGAGTCCCTCGTGCAACTGCATGCCTTCGCTTCGCACGCAACCAAACGTGCCGCTGCGCCAGTCCTTTCCCGGGGTCGGCACGAAATACTCGTCCTCGCCCCCCGCCTTGAAGATTGCGCGATTGGCCGTGGGCAAGCTGAAGGGTTGCGCATGCGTCACCAGCGGGGCGAAGCACGCCACCATGAGTGGCAGGACGCGACAGGCACGCGGGCCGATCGATCGAATCCAAGTCGGGGAACCGCCTGTCACTTGTTCTTGTTCGCGAGATTGTTCACGCCCTTCACTATCCAATCCAATTCCTCGGGTGTCGCGTCGGGGACAAACACGATCACGCCGTCACTGATCCGCCGGTTCAGTCGCGGCGCGCCGAGCCACCGGCCTTCCTTCCAACGCGCGGCGATGCCGATGCGTTTGCCCCTCTGCGAAACCGAAAGGCTGTCGAGCAGCCACGCACCCTGCGTGTTGAGGATGAGCTTCAACGCCAGCCCCTCATCCGACTGCAGGACCTCCGCCGCGGCGATGTGCGCCTCATTCAACACGGGCAGTTTGTCGAGGTTCACGGTGATGGGATTGTCGCGGTAGACCGAGACCGGTTGCGTGCGCGCCGGATCAACTTCCATCGTCTCGACGTAGATGCGGACCAGCGCCGCCTCTTTTCCCCGACCCTTCTTCGGGGGGGTCGGCGATGGGGCTTTCGCGGTCTTCGACACCAGCGGGTCATCCGGCGTCATGCACGCCGCGCCGGCCATGGCCACGCACAGAAGAAATGAGTTGAAGGGGGTGAAAGCACTCTTCATATTCGCGCCCGCAAAAGTTCCGAGACATCAACGCAACTATGGGCCGCCAATACAACAAAATTGAAAAGCGCGCACGCCGCCGGGCTTACCTCAAGCGCCGCAAGCTGCGCGAGAAGGCGGCCAAACTCGCGAACGCCGCGAAACGCGCGGCGGCCAAGTCTGCGGCCCCGGCTGCCTGACGGCCCGCCCACCCCGCGGAACCCTCACGCGGGACTCCTCGGCAGCATTCCAGCACATCTCGCAAGCCTGCATCGGCAGTGCCGGCAACAGCGGAAGCTTCACGCCGGCTTGCAACCTCGACGCGC from Verrucomicrobiota bacterium includes the following:
- a CDS encoding M23 family metallopeptidase; amino-acid sequence: MVACFAPLVTHAQPFSLPTANRAIFKAGGEDEYFVPTPGKDWRSGTFGCVRSEGMQLHEGLDIRAVQRDKQGEPMDAVLATADGSVAYVNRKPGLSNYGNYVVLRHPMEGIEVLSLYAHLKSVRGDLKPGSGVKSGDAIGVMGRTTNTKTPITRERAHLHFEINLLASERFAEWHDHALPGQQNDHGRFNGQNLLGLDPRAILLAQRAEGPSFSLVRFLRNQTELCRVIMLKRDLAWAQRFYPLVRRNAAAEAEGIAGYELRLNFNGVPFQLTPRAPSELTRKEKFQLLSVNEAEQRANPARTLVAKQGGRWELTANGTRLLELLAY